A section of the Enterobacter sp. C2 genome encodes:
- a CDS encoding contact-dependent growth inhibition system immunity protein, with the protein MDTNIEKTCELDNLVTIYFGQDCDIFDENCDFDNLLNEYLSTSSAFSLRMLLANLIELNAQDDRCEVLLARYNGEFAPERWDMSAQDWLDIVNSRLIKYMDEKGYSTELSQF; encoded by the coding sequence ATGGATACAAATATCGAAAAAACCTGTGAGTTAGATAATTTAGTTACTATTTATTTCGGTCAGGATTGTGATATTTTTGATGAAAATTGTGACTTCGATAATCTTCTTAATGAATATCTTAGTACATCATCAGCTTTCTCTCTAAGAATGCTGTTGGCAAACTTAATCGAATTGAATGCCCAAGATGATAGGTGTGAAGTACTACTGGCTCGCTATAATGGTGAATTTGCACCAGAACGCTGGGATATGTCTGCTCAGGATTGGCTTGATATTGTCAACAGTCGTCTTATCAAGTACATGGATGAGAAAGGCTATTCTACCGAGCTATCACAATTTTGA
- a CDS encoding RNase A-like domain-containing protein, with the protein MASEEGVSIAISPVQMAAILHKKTLSEGETWSNRLWGGLGIVGGVVESFGAGVLCVVPEPTMLSKAGCVVVGAHSLDTIRTSLNQVITGRESQTATAQLAKLAAEQLGANSATAYKVGVTVDLLVPLAFASVAGAARVASVYSGRIKLMEHEGGALGHTIARHVGQTTEQMIARLAAPRAPARASTFLNKQHAELLISETLSVKRFQIENALKYMHPGARLRLDHRFYFSTGKYIDKGSTTIKKAYGLRLIIESRQFGDKIYYVVTAFPVP; encoded by the coding sequence ATGGCTAGTGAAGAAGGCGTATCAATCGCTATTTCTCCTGTTCAGATGGCAGCAATTCTGCACAAGAAAACGTTGAGTGAGGGTGAGACATGGAGTAATCGTCTTTGGGGAGGACTGGGTATCGTTGGCGGTGTAGTTGAGTCGTTTGGTGCAGGTGTGCTATGTGTTGTTCCAGAACCCACAATGCTATCCAAAGCAGGGTGTGTAGTCGTAGGTGCTCATAGCCTTGATACCATCAGGACATCTTTAAACCAGGTAATTACCGGGCGTGAGTCGCAAACTGCGACAGCGCAGCTGGCTAAGTTAGCCGCCGAACAGCTTGGAGCCAATAGCGCGACGGCATATAAAGTCGGCGTTACGGTTGATCTGCTGGTTCCGCTTGCTTTTGCCAGTGTGGCAGGTGCGGCAAGAGTTGCGTCAGTTTACTCTGGCCGGATTAAACTGATGGAGCATGAAGGCGGGGCGCTGGGGCATACAATCGCGCGTCATGTTGGTCAGACTACAGAACAGATGATAGCGCGACTAGCAGCTCCAAGAGCACCTGCTCGCGCTAGTACTTTTCTCAATAAGCAGCATGCTGAACTATTAATTTCCGAAACGTTGTCAGTTAAACGTTTTCAGATTGAAAATGCGTTAAAATATATGCATCCGGGAGCCAGACTCCGGCTTGATCATCGCTTTTATTTTTCGACCGGAAAATATATTGATAAAGGAAGTACTACTATTAAAAAGGCGTATGGTTTACGATTAATTATAGAATCCAGACAGTTTGGTGATAAAATTTATTATGTTGTTACAGCGTTTCCAGTACCCTAA
- a CDS encoding helix-turn-helix domain-containing protein: MPAWIDGKLMFFADSPPRRLMDLFSVKWSTMVLHALYHWPGERARTGELQRSLEGISKKMLFQTLKELEQRGLITRHVYDVIPPKVDYRLTVLGRTFAEPIEQMYQWGLENQAALDEMEQKYRMAERDCG, from the coding sequence ATGCCTGCATGGATAGACGGTAAGCTGATGTTCTTTGCGGACTCGCCTCCGCGACGCCTGATGGATCTCTTCTCCGTCAAATGGAGCACGATGGTGCTGCATGCTCTTTATCATTGGCCCGGCGAGCGCGCCCGCACAGGAGAGCTACAGCGCAGCCTCGAAGGCATCTCCAAGAAGATGCTGTTTCAAACCCTGAAGGAGCTGGAGCAACGCGGTCTTATTACCCGGCATGTCTATGACGTTATTCCGCCGAAGGTGGATTACCGCCTGACGGTGCTGGGCAGGACCTTTGCCGAGCCGATAGAGCAGATGTATCAGTGGGGGCTGGAAAATCAGGCGGCGCTGGATGAGATGGAGCAGAAGTATAGAATGGCAGAGAGGGATTGTGGTTAA
- a CDS encoding putative T6SS immunity periplasmic lipoprotein: protein MKMKFLLLTPLFLTGCSMEHNAYRIADITLKDNQPCISVNNDPTVKSGHAKLLTLSLSARDSKGQMQEVWKQDNFDNPSYNIQAGQCIPVKYQFSRDKEYSVTVITAQTEDKVTTKRLWSGSFRLNELAPE, encoded by the coding sequence ATGAAGATGAAATTCCTTTTGCTCACCCCACTGTTTCTCACTGGCTGTAGCATGGAACATAACGCCTACAGGATCGCTGACATAACCCTTAAAGACAATCAACCCTGTATATCAGTCAATAATGACCCCACTGTTAAAAGCGGTCATGCGAAATTACTTACGTTGTCATTGTCAGCCCGTGATTCGAAGGGACAAATGCAGGAAGTATGGAAACAAGACAATTTCGATAACCCTTCATATAACATACAGGCGGGACAGTGTATTCCTGTTAAATACCAGTTTAGCCGAGACAAGGAATACAGCGTGACTGTTATTACTGCGCAAACAGAGGACAAGGTTACAACCAAACGACTCTGGTCTGGCAGTTTCAGACTCAATGAACTTGCACCGGAATAG